The stretch of DNA GACGGCAGTTTGCAGTTCACACTTTTTTTCTTGTCATTTCGACTGAAGCGTAGCGAAAAGGAGAAATCTTCTTATTTTATATCTTACAGACCCCAATTTAGAAGATCTCTCCACAAGGTCGAGATGACAAATAGTTGAATTTTGTTGTGTATTTTCTGTTTCTTAACCTAACCTTAAGATTGCGGATAAAATTTCGTTCCTCTATTTTTCCGCAATGACGGTAGTTGATTGGGTTCGTCATTCCGTGCTTGACACGGAATCTGTTTTAGGTTTGTTTATACCATAACGAGTTAATCTTTACTGCGTTACTTTCACCTTAAACTCTGGTGCTTCAACCAAATGGAAAGTTGCTGAAGCAAATTTGATTTCTCCGTTGGTAGCTTCCACTTCTTTTAAGATTTTAGTAAATAAGGCTGTTTTGGTTAGCCTTCTTTTTTTGTAGTTAACAACATAGCGTAATGTATATTCCACCCAGTTGTCGTTAACCACTAACGAAACCATTGGTTCTGTTATGGCTTCTTCAAGCCTAAATTTATTTTGAAGCGTATGCCAACCTTCTCTTGATTCTGTAGTCAAATCACCAGCAACTTCGTTTCCAGCTTTTAATAAAATTTCGTTGGTTTTATCATAATTGCTACCAAATTGAATGGGTATTTTAATTTCGTCCCACAAAAAAGGAAAATCGCCAGAATAGTTGAAAACGGGTTCTTTAAAAACAAAACTGTTTGCTATTAAAACGATTCGACCATTGTATAAATCGCCATCAACCCATTGCCCTGTTTCCATAATGGTGGTACGTAACACACCAATATCCATTACATCGCCTTTAATACCACCCAATTGAACTCTATCGCCCGATTTATAAAAGCCACCAAACATAATGGCTAACCATCCAGCAAATGAGGCTATAACTTCTTGCAAGGCAAACGCAATACCTGCACCTGCAACTCCCAAAGCAACTGTTAAACCACCCAATTTTTCGCTAAAAACTACGGTTAACAAAACTATGGTAAGCAAATATCCAACAAAACTGCTGAGCTTTTTTGCCCTGTATTTGTTGTCGTTGTCTTTTATTTTGGTGAGTAGGTTTTTTTGAATGGCTTTAATAATTACCCAAATAATCAACAAACCAATAAAAATCATGGTAAATTTTACCATCAAGGGGTTGTACATCAATTCTTTAATTTGTTCTTCCATTAGTTTGGTTTGTTAACGTGGTGAAGTACTCGTTGTGGGAAAGGTATAGTAATATTATGTTCTTTAAATAATTCAAATATTCTAATACGCATTTCGCTTTTTATGTTTTCAACTCTAAAAACATCTTCCGACCAAAAATAAATACAGAAATCTAACGATGAGTCGCCATAATCGTTAAAACGTATAAATGGTGCAGGTTTTTTCAAAATCCCATTTTGATTATCTACCGCCGTTTTTAAAATTTCCATTACTAATTTCACATCCGAACTGTAATCAACACCAACAGTAACTTCAAACCGCGAAGCTAAATCGTTGTGAGTCCAATTGTTTAGGTGATTTCGAGTTAAATCGGTATTTGGCAAAATAATGTATTTGTCGTCTCTTGTTAACACTGTGGTAGTACGTAAATTTATTTCAATAACCTTGCAAACCATGCCATTAACCTCAATAACATCGTTTACTTTTACTGATGAATCAATTAAAATAATGATACCTGAAATGTAATCGCTAAACAGGTTTTGCATACCCAAACCTAAACCTACCAATAGAGCAGCAGAACCTGCCAATAAAACGGAAAGATTAAAGCCTAAAATTTGTAAACTGATAACACTTGAAACAACGAGTGTAAAATATTTTACTAGACTAAAAATGGCATATTTACGAGCAACATCAAATTTAGATGTTCGGTTAATGGCTTTTTTTACAATGAGTAGCACAATAAAAACAAATACAAAGAATGCAGCTAACGAAAGTATTGAAGTAACCTTGAGGTTAAAATTTCCAAATTCTAATAAGCTATAATTTAAAAATTCGTTCATGTTAAGATTTGTTTAGTTGTTCGCCGCAGTTACTACAGAAATTATCATTTTCAGTAATGCTTGAATTGCAATTTGTACAATTTTTATTGGAAGTGTTCGATTTGGTCATGGCTACTGTAACGATACCTGTTGGTACTGCAATAATTGCATAACCAATTATCATGGCAATAGAAGAAATAAACTTACCTATTACAGTATGCGGAACCATATCGCCATAACCCACAGTGGTTACCGTTACAATTGCCCAATAAATACTTTGCGGGATACTGGTAAAACCTTCTTCGCCACCTTCAATAACATACATTAATGTACCTAAAAGTGTTACTATTGAAACCACAGCCATTAAAAAAATACTGATTTTGTACGAACTCGATTTTAAGGCATTGATTAAGACTTGTGCTTCAGCATTAAAACGAGCCAATTTTAACACCCTAAACACCCTTAATAATCTAAATATTCGAACAATCAATAAGTAATGATAGCCTGTAATAAATAAACTCAAATAAGTAGGTAGAATTGATAATAAGTCGATAATCCCCCAAAAACTAAAAACGTAACGAATGGGCTGATGAGTTATCCAAATTCTTAATAAGTACTCTATTGAAAACAAAACGGTTAGCACCCACTCAACAACTAAAAATTCGTCAGCAAAACGAACACCCAATTGTGGGATACTCTCCAGCATAACTACAATTACACTAAAAAGAATAAGCCAAAGTAAAGCTATATCAAACTGTTTACCCGCTTTGGTGTCGTGTTCAAAAACTATTTTATATAGGTTTTGTCTAATGCTCATTAATCTTTTTTAACATTTACATTAAAGGTAGGAGCTTTATAGTCTTTATCCAAATAATTTGCAGGAATTGTGGTCATGTTTCCATCACGAGCAGCTCTATAATGTGGAGATAAAATTTCTATACCTCGTTCATTAAAAACATCTTGAATATTTTGGTGTAAGGCTGAATAAATAGAAGCTTGTTTGTTGGCCTCTCTTACGTAAGCGTTAATTTGGTAAGAAACATAAAAATCATCCAAACTCGTTTGCAATACAAATGGAGTTGGCTCTTTTAAAATCAATTCTGTTTTTAAAGCTGCATCAATCAACGCTTGTTGAGTATCTCTCCAAGGCACATCATAACCAATTGTTACTGTTGAATGGATAATTAACCCTTTTTCAGGAGCATCACTACTATAGTTTACGGTATGGCTATTCATAACCGTAGAGTTAGGAATAGAAATAATCTCGTTTTTAATTGTTCTAACTCTAGTCACTAACAATGATTTTTCGATAACATCACCAACTACTTCACCAATTTTAACTCTATCGCCAATTTTGAACAAACGCATGTAAGTTAACACTAAACCTGCAATAACATTGGATAGTGAACCAGCCGAACCAAAGGTGAATAAGAAACCTAAAAATACTGATACACCTTGAAAAATAGGAGAGTCGCTACCTGGTAGATAAGGGAAAATAACAATTAACATAAAAGCAAATACAATTACTTTAACGATTTGATAAGTTGGATTTGCCCAATCGGTGTAAAAGCCTGGTAATGTTAAATTGCCATTTTCTACTTCATTTTTTAAGAAAGCTAACCCCCTAAAAACATACCTGAATACAAAAACAATAACTAAAATGGTTATCAAATTTGGAAGATAATTCCATAATCCTGAAGCAATTCGTTTTACAGGATTTAAAATATACCCGAAAAGAGTTTGAGCTAAATCTTTTGTCCAAGGAAAAATTCCAAACAAAATAGGCAGAGCGATGTAAATAACTAATAAAATCACCACCCATTTTAATAAAGTGTTTAATGTTAATAAAGCATTAATTTGTCGTTTTGCATCAAACAAGGTATAATTTTTAATTTTTATACCTTTTATTTTTTTGTCTTCTTGCTCTTCAATTTTTGTGGCAGTCCATTTAAATAGTTTACCAATGTAAAACAATAAAAATCCTGTAATGATAAGTACCAAAAGTGCCAAGCCTATTTCTTTTGCAAGAGTGCTTACACTTGTTTCTGATTTGTAGTTTAATACTGCTTGAGCAATAACTGTTTTGTAAGTTGAACCCAACTCTTGTTTTGTAACATTGTTCCATAAAGCGTCGCTCTCAGAAATACTGATGATAATGGTTTCATCATAAATTAAATCTAACGTAGCTTCAGAGGGTATAAGTTTTAACGAATCTTCTTTGAAACCGAAAACATCACTTAAATTTTTTATTTTGTTTGCAATAGCTAGAGCACGTTCTTTAGCTGAGAAACTTCCTGATTTGTTATAAATAGTAAACAATGTATCGTTAAAGAAGCCTAGTACAGGAAAGCCCTTTGCTGTTGATCTTAATGAATCAATTTTAGCTTTTTTTTGAGCCAATCGATTTTCTTCTTGTTTACTTATTTCTTCAAGTTGTTTTTGTAACTCCTCTTTTTTAAGATTATCAGTAGTTTTTAACGAACTCAACTCTATTTCAAGTTCGGCTTTTTTTACTGAGTCTGCTAATCGTTGTTGTTCAATTTGTAGTAGTTGCTGGTTGTAGTTAGCTAAAATGGAAGCATTTATCGAATCGTTATTTATATTGGTACTGTCAGTTTGTGGTTGTGCAGATGCACTAGATAATATTATTAATCCAAAAACTAGATTTAAAAATTGTTTTTTCATCTTAAGATTTTAGTTAGGTTGGTTATTCAAGTGTTTGTCTCTTATAGAGGTTATTCTCCATGTTACACCTAGGCTTGTAAAATAATCAATAGTATCGTTGTTGTTTCCAAAACCACCATAAATGTCTAATTGAATGTTGTTATTGATTAAATATCCAAGACCAGTATCGAAACGATGGTCAAAATAATTACTTCCAAAACTACCGTAGTTTTCAATAAAGGTACTAAATTTTGGAGAAATGGAGTAGCCAAGATTCGCAACATATAAGCCAGATGGACTCGTTCCATTGCCGTCAAAATCAATTCCAAAATTTAAGATGTAGGCAAATTTTTCCGATAAGCTACCACCTGCAATTACCAATAGGCGAGGAGCAATGTTGTTAAAGTTATACGATTGTGCTAAAATGGGTAGTTTAACCAATGCTAAAATACCAATGGCTGGCGAATTACCATTTCCTTCAAAAACATTTAAACGAGTTCCAACCGAGCTAAAACTTAAACCATTGGTTGAACTTTCGAAATTGTTGTCTTTGTATGAATCATTTCGAAATTCCCAAGCAGTATTTAGTTCAATTTTTTTAGTAATTCCATAACGAATAAAGGTGTTTGGAGCTATACTGTTTCCAGTTGAATTTGCATTACCCGAATAACCACCAAAATCGATGCCTGTTTGCGATTGAATAACATATTTTCCAACTGAGTTTGGAGCAAAGGCTTGACCTGGTCTGTCAGATGAAACCGTTTCAGAGAATTGAGCACAGATGGTGTTAGTCAATAACGATACAAATAAAAATAGAATTACCTTATTCATGAATCAAAACTAATGAATATAAGCATTGATGAATAACTCAAGAATTGATATTATTTCTGTTTTAAATAGGCATTGTAACCTACTTTCTCAAGCTTATTGAATTTCTCTTCAACCTCTTTTAAAAGTGATTTTTTGTAGTCGGCTATTTTTTTGGCAATTTTATCATCGTTAGTGCCTAAAATTTGTGCCGCTAAAATACCCGCATTTTTTGCTCCATTTAATGCAACGGTTGCAACAGGAACACCTGATGGCATTTGTAAAATGGATAAAACTGAATCCCAACCATCAATTGAGTTAGAAGATTTAATTGGAACTCCAATAACAGGAAGTGTTGTAACCGAAGCCACCATTCCTGGTAAATGAGCAGCGCCTCCAGCTCCAGCAATAATTACTTTTATTCCCCTTGATGCGGCTTCTTTAGAGAATTTAATTAATCTATCAGGAGTACGGTGTGCAGAAACGATAGTTACTTCAATAGCAATATTGAATTGTTCTAAAATTTCGGCAGCTTGTTTCATGATTGGTAAATCAGAATCAGACCCCATAATGATGCTTACAACTGGATTTTTGCTCATGCTTTTATTTTTAATGTTTGTTGTACAAAATCGGCTTTTTGTTTGGCATTTTCTAAATTACTATCAATAATGGTAACATGTCCCATTTTTCTAAACGGACGAGTTTCTTTTTTACCATACATGTGTATATTCACTCCTTCAAGTTTTAAGCATTCTTCTATACCTTCCAGAATTGGAATTCCCGAATAATTATCTTCACCCAATAAATTTATCATCACCGAATTCAAGGTAATATTCGTACTCCCTAAAGGCAATCCTAAAATAGCTCTTAAATGTTGTTGGTATTGCGAGGTAAAATTCCCTTCAATAGATTGGTGACCGCTGTTGTGAGGGCGAGGAGCAACCTCGTTAATTAAAATATTGTTTGATTTATCTAAAAACATCTCAACAGCTAAAACACCAGTAAGCTCAAAAGCATTCATTACATCTAAAGCTAATTTTCGCGCTTTTTCTGTTGTTTCTTTGTCAATTTGAGCTGGAGAAATTAAGTTTTCGACCAAATTGGCTTTTGGGTTAAACGTCATTTCAACAGGGGGGAAAGTCATTATTTCTCCTGTTGAATTTCGAGCAACAATAACAGCTATTTCCTTGTTTAAATCAACCAAATTTTCGACTAAACTTTCACCGTCTAATAACAATTTTAAATCTTCTTTGGTTTTAATAACTGCTACACCTCTGCCATCATACCCATCTCTACATGCTTTTTGAACAAAGGGTATTTTTATTGTATTGTTTTCAAGTGCAGCAAGTAAAGCATTTTTATCGCTAAAAATCTGAAATGCAGAAGTAGGAAGTTGATGGTTTTTGTAAAATTGTTTTTGTAAACCTTTGTCTTTAATGATGTTAATTTTTGAAGGCTCTGGGTAAACTTTTTTACCCATTTCTTGAAGTTTCAAGAGGGCTTCAGTATTAACACTTTCAATTTCAATTGTAATAACATCTACTAACTGTCCAAAAGCTAAAACATCGTCGTAGTTTTTAAAGCTTCCTTTAACAAACTTTGAACAAATGTTGGCAGAAGGACAATTTTCATTGGGGTCTAACACATAAGTGGTTAAATTGAGCAAATTTGCAGCATTAATCAACATTCTGCCTAATTGACCACCACCTAAGATTCCAATTTTTACGGTTGATATATTCATGGGTATAAAAAAATCAAACTCTTAATATTCCCTTATATGAAACATTAAGAGTTTGTAAAGATAACTAAAATGAAAAGTATTTAATCGTGGATTTTTGTTTTATTCATAAAAATCAACCTCACCAGTTTCAACATCGTACATTCCGCCTACCATTGCAATTTCTTTTTGATTAATCATTTCTTTTAAGATAGGACTTTTATCTAGAATTTGTTGCATTGCCATTTTAACATTAATGCTGGCTACTTTTTCTACAAATTCACTGTTCGAGGCATTTCTTTCATTAGTAACTGTTTTTTCAGCATTAATTGCTGGTTTTAGCTTATCTAATAAAACGGTTAAGTTACCAAGTTTTACATCATCGCAAGCACCTTTAACTGCACCACATTTTGTATGACCTAAAACGACAATAGCATTAGCTCCAGCTGCCTTGCAAGCAAATTCCATACTACCTAAAATATCTTCGTTTACAATATTGCCTGCAATTCGAACACTAAAAATATCACCCAAACCTTGGTCAAAGATAAGTTCTGCACTTGTTCTGGAATCGATACAACTTAAAACTACTGCAAATGGATGTTGACCATCAGATGTTTCGTTAACTTGTTGTAACAAGTTTCTGTTTGCTTTTAAATTGTTTACAAAACGTTCGTTACCTTTTTTTAATATTTCAATTGATTTCTCTGGTGTTAATGCTGCTTGCATTTCTTTAGTTAATGTTTTCATATGTAAATTTTTATTGTTTTTTAATTAATAGTTATGCCTTTTACAGTTACGGTTATTCCTTTTGTTTTAGCACTTACCATGTAGTTTTGAATAATTTCAATTACATCAAAATGAATGCTTTTTGTACTGGTACCATCAATTACAACTGTAGAATTACTAGGAACGTGATTTAACATCTGCAAAATGCTTCCTTTGTTTAAAAAGGTTACTTCTTCTGATAAAGTTACAACGTGTTCTTCACCTTCTTTTTTTTCATTTTTTAGGATGTAAAAAGGGTTTTTAAAGTTGTTACGTAAAATATAAAATATTGCGAATACCATTCCTATTGCAATACCTTTTAAAAGGTCGGTGAACAGAATACCAATTATTGTAGCCACAAAAGGAATGAATTGTTCTAAGCCTTGTTTGTAAACCATTTTAAATAAAGCTGGTTTTGCCAACTTATAACCAACAATTAAAAGAATTGAAGCAAGTGTAGCGAGAGGAATCATGTTTAATAGTGCAGGAATAGTAATGGCGCAAATCAATAAAAAGAAACCGTGAATAATTGCCGACATTTTTGTTTTACCACCAAATGAGATGTTTGCAGAACTTCTTACAATAACTTGAGTTAAAGGCAAACCCCCAATTAAACCTGAAATAATATTACCAAACCCTTGAGCCTTTAATTCTCGATTTGTTGGCGTTACTCTTTTATCTGGATCAAGTTTGTCGGTAGCTTCAACACACAATAGTGTTTCTAAACTTGCTACTATTGCTAAAACAAATGCAATAACATAAACTTGTGGGTTATTAAGTTGAGTAAAATCAGGAAGTGTAAATTGACTTAGAAATTCTCCTACATTAGAAGCTACAGGAATCTGAACTACTTGTTTTCCCGATAAGCTAAATGGAAGAATGTTGTTCTGAAACAAGTAATTAATAAGAATACCTGAAAGCACTGCTACCAAAGGACCATTAATCATTCCAAATACTTTCGATTTTTTCATTAAAACCTGTTCCCAGAAAATTAAAATGAATAGAGATATGATTGAAATAATAATTGCACCAGGTGTTATATAGTTAAGCATGTGGTACAATTCGGAAAAAGTATTTTCTCCATCTGGTTGTATAAAAGCTAAATCGCCTTCAAAATCGGCATCGTAACCAAAAGCATGAGGTATTTGTTTTAGAATAATTAATAATCCAATACCAGAAAGCATCCCTTTAATAACTGATGAAGGGAAGTAGTAAGCAATAGTACCTAGTTTCAAATATCCTAAAATAAGTTGGATAACACCTGCTAGAACTACTGCTAATAAAAAGGTTTCCCATGAGCCTAGCGTGGCGATGGCTCCTAAAACAATAACGGCTAAACCAGCGGCCGGACCACTAACGCCTAATGGTGAGCCACTAGCCATACCTACTACAATACCACCGACAATACCGGCGATAATACCTGAAAATAATGGGGCTCCTGATGCTAATGCAATACCTAAACATAAAGGTAGAGCTACGAAGAATACGACTACACTTGCTGGTAAATCGTTTTTAATGTGTTTAAATAAGTTATTCATAAATTGATTGTTTTTAAAACTTTTGTCAAAAATAGTAATATTATTTAACATGATAGTAATACTATTACAAAAAATATTTTTACCTTTGTTAAAAATTGTTAATCATCATGAATGTATCCGTAAACTTTAAAATGAATGAAAAACTTTTCTTGAGAAATCCAGAAGAGTCGGAATTGGGTAAGCGTATAATACAACATAGCATTATATTAATACACAAAATTGGTTTTGAAGATTTTACATTTAAAAAATTAGCTATTGAAATAGGCACAACAGAAGCCAGTGTGTATCGTTATTTTGAAAACAAACACAGGTTGTTGTTGTATATTGTGGATTGGTATTGGTGTTGGCAGGAGTATAGATTACTTTATGAAACAAATAACATTAGTAACCCTGAAACCAAATTAAAGGTTGCAATTAAATTTATCTCTTCGCCTGTTGAGGATGATTTAACTATTGTTCATGTGAATGAAAAACTGCTTTATGAAATTGTAATGAAGGAAGGAGCAAAGTCGTATTTAACACGACATGTTGCCGAAGACAACTCTAATAAACTTTTTCAGCCGTATAAACAATTGTGTTCACGAATTGCAGATTTAATTTTAGAATACAATCCGAAGTACAAATACCCGAGTTCGTTATCAAGTACCATTGTAGAAATGGCTCACTCACAAAATTTTTATCAGCAAAATTTGCCGTCTTTAACTGATTTTAACACTCTCAAAGACAAGTTTGAGGTATCCGATTTTATCGAAAACTTAGTGTTTTCGAGTATAACAAAGTAAAAAAATAGGCTACAATTTAATTGTAGCCTATTACTGAATCATTTTTTCTTTAATTCAAACAAATCTGTTCTTCGGTCTTTTAAGTTTCGTACACTACCAAACTGATTTAATTCTCTTAATAAATCAATGTCAACATCTGCAATTAAAATCATTTCGGTATTTGGAGTGGCTTCAGCTTTAATACCATTTGCTGGAAAGGCAAAATCACAAGGAGTAAATACCATCGATTGAGCATACTGTATGTCCATGTTATGCACCTTTGGTAAATTACCAACACTACCTGCAATTGCTACATAACATTCATTTTCGATGGCACGTGCTTGAGAACAATTTCTAACTCTTGAATATCCGTTTTGTGTGTCGGTTAAAAATGGTACAAACAAAATATCCATACCTTCATCAGCCAATAATCGGCTTAATTCAGGAAACTCTGAATCGTAACAGATTAAAACGCCAATTTTTCCACAGTCGGTATCAAAAGCTTTAAGCTGAGAGCCTCCTTGTAATCCCCATACTTTGGCTTCATCTGGAGTTACATGTAATTTTTCGTAACGATCCATTGAGCCATCTCGTCTGCACAAATAACCTACATTGTATAGTGTGTCTCCAATCATTTCGGGCATACTGCCTGTTATGATGTTGATGTTATATGAAATAGCTAGATTAGAGAATTTTTGAACAATATACTCGGTATGTTTAGCCAATTCACGAATGGCTTCTGGTTCGGTTAAATGGTTGTTCTCAGCCATTAAAGGTGCGTTAAAGAACTCTGGAAATAAGGCAAAATCAGAACGGTAACCAGAAACAGCGTCGATAAAATATTCGGCATGTTGCATCAATTCCTCTAAACTCTCATAAGGACGCATTTGCCATTGTATCAAACCTAAACGCACTACTTTTTTATTGATGGAAGGTTTCTTTCTTTTCTTTTCGTAATAAAGGTTATCCCATTTTAATAAAACAGCATAATCGTTTGAGTGTTCATCGCCTTCTAAGTAATTTTTTAAGATTTTTGATGGGTAGAAATCATTAGAAATTTGAAAATTAAAAACTGGGTCGTGAATCTCTTTTAATCGAACTTTTTCAATGTATTGTTTTGGTGTTAGCTCATTTGCGTATTTATGATAGTTTGGAATTCTACCACCAAAAGCAATCCCTTTTAAGTTTAATCGTTCGCACAATTCTTTTCTGTAATCGTACAAACGACGAGCTAAACGTAACCCTCTAAACTCTGGTTTTATAAAAACATCTATGCCATAAAGCATATCGCCATTGTTATCGTGAGTATCGAATTTATAATTACCTGTAATATCCTTATAGGTGTGTTTATCATCAAAAGCTTCAGAATCTACAATAATGGACAAAGCACAACCAGCAATTTTGTTGTTTGCTTTTATTACAATTTGTCCTTCAGGGAATTTATCAATTAAGGTTTTTATTTGATGTTCTTTCCAATACGCATCAGGCATACTTGAATATGCTTCAATCATCGCTTCTTTCAATTCTTGGTAATCGTTAAGCGTTAAATAACTTAACTCTACATTTTCTATTTCTTGCATAAAATTTTATGATATTTTTTGTAAAACTACACTTAATTGTAGTTTATTGGTGTTGTAATAAATGTTGAATTTTTTGTTCTTTTTCTCTTCTTTCGAACGAATAAGTATTGGTGTTTAAGTCTAACACCTTATACATTTCGAGCGTTTTGGTTAAAATAGATTTA from Flavobacteriales bacterium encodes:
- a CDS encoding bifunctional GNAT family N-acetyltransferase/carbon-nitrogen hydrolase family protein, with amino-acid sequence MQEIENVELSYLTLNDYQELKEAMIEAYSSMPDAYWKEHQIKTLIDKFPEGQIVIKANNKIAGCALSIIVDSEAFDDKHTYKDITGNYKFDTHDNNGDMLYGIDVFIKPEFRGLRLARRLYDYRKELCERLNLKGIAFGGRIPNYHKYANELTPKQYIEKVRLKEIHDPVFNFQISNDFYPSKILKNYLEGDEHSNDYAVLLKWDNLYYEKKRKKPSINKKVVRLGLIQWQMRPYESLEELMQHAEYFIDAVSGYRSDFALFPEFFNAPLMAENNHLTEPEAIRELAKHTEYIVQKFSNLAISYNINIITGSMPEMIGDTLYNVGYLCRRDGSMDRYEKLHVTPDEAKVWGLQGGSQLKAFDTDCGKIGVLICYDSEFPELSRLLADEGMDILFVPFLTDTQNGYSRVRNCSQARAIENECYVAIAGSVGNLPKVHNMDIQYAQSMVFTPCDFAFPANGIKAEATPNTEMILIADVDIDLLRELNQFGSVRNLKDRRTDLFELKKK